The Paenibacillus sp. FSL R7-0204 genome includes a region encoding these proteins:
- a CDS encoding DUF5605 domain-containing protein, protein MANPKEAGQAEAFQGRVSVSVPDQTSQWGVCEIVLLGGPAGGNPFTEVALQAEFSMRDRSVLVLGFYDGDGVYRIRFMPEHQGKWTFRTSSNAPALHGLEGELECTAAAGGNHGPVRVRNTFHFAYADGTPYLPVGTTCYAWTHQGDEMERQTLDTLKASSFNKIRMCVFPKSYSYNENEPEYYPYEGSVQAGWDYSRFNPAFFRHLEERIADLGELGIEADLILFHPYDRWGFADMGKEADDRYLRYLVARLSAYRHIWWSLANEYDFMSNKLLADWERYAHIVTSYDPYGHLISNHNGIAFYDFNQPWVTHCSIQRVDAYKTSENTDEWRRRWNKPVVIDECAYEGNVEHGWGNITGEEMVRRFWEGAVRGGYVGHGETYLHPEDKLWWAKGGRLYGTSPERIAFLRRVLEEGPSEGLNPLPSDWDLPRAGVEDEYVLYYFGFNRPGFRQFTMNPEFRYKVELLDTWNMTVEELAGSYQGTFRVDLPGRTYMAVRMTRLYDQHDLEAK, encoded by the coding sequence ATGGCTAATCCGAAGGAAGCAGGGCAGGCTGAAGCATTCCAGGGGAGGGTCTCCGTATCGGTGCCTGACCAGACTTCACAGTGGGGCGTATGTGAAATTGTACTGCTCGGAGGTCCTGCCGGGGGCAATCCGTTTACGGAGGTAGCGCTGCAGGCAGAATTTTCGATGAGAGATCGTTCGGTTCTGGTTCTGGGTTTCTATGATGGAGACGGGGTGTACCGCATCCGCTTCATGCCGGAGCATCAGGGGAAGTGGACGTTCCGGACCAGCAGTAATGCGCCTGCTCTGCATGGACTTGAGGGGGAACTGGAATGCACGGCTGCGGCAGGGGGGAATCATGGTCCGGTCCGGGTGCGGAATACCTTTCATTTTGCCTATGCGGACGGAACGCCCTATCTTCCTGTCGGCACCACCTGCTACGCCTGGACCCATCAGGGGGATGAGATGGAGCGCCAGACGCTGGATACGCTGAAAGCGTCTTCTTTTAACAAAATAAGAATGTGCGTGTTCCCGAAATCCTACTCCTATAACGAGAACGAACCGGAGTACTATCCTTATGAAGGCTCGGTCCAGGCGGGGTGGGATTACAGCCGGTTCAACCCGGCGTTCTTCCGGCATCTGGAGGAGCGGATTGCAGACCTTGGGGAGCTGGGCATCGAGGCTGATCTGATTCTGTTCCACCCGTATGACCGCTGGGGCTTCGCAGATATGGGCAAGGAGGCGGATGACCGCTATCTCCGGTACCTTGTAGCCAGACTCTCGGCTTACCGCCATATCTGGTGGTCGCTGGCTAATGAATATGATTTCATGAGCAACAAGCTGCTGGCCGACTGGGAGAGGTACGCACATATTGTAACGTCGTATGATCCTTACGGACACCTGATCTCTAATCACAATGGGATTGCCTTCTATGACTTCAACCAGCCCTGGGTTACGCATTGCAGTATTCAGCGTGTGGATGCGTACAAGACCTCCGAGAATACAGACGAATGGAGACGGCGCTGGAATAAGCCTGTCGTGATTGATGAATGTGCCTACGAGGGAAATGTCGAGCATGGCTGGGGAAATATTACCGGGGAAGAGATGGTCCGGCGCTTCTGGGAAGGCGCGGTCCGTGGAGGATATGTCGGACATGGGGAAACCTACCTGCACCCGGAGGATAAGCTCTGGTGGGCCAAGGGCGGCCGGTTGTATGGCACGAGTCCTGAGCGGATTGCTTTTCTGCGGCGCGTGCTGGAGGAAGGGCCTTCAGAGGGACTGAATCCGTTGCCTTCAGATTGGGATCTGCCCAGAGCCGGAGTGGAGGATGAATATGTTCTCTACTATTTCGGATTCAACCGGCCGGGCTTCCGCCAGTTCACGATGAACCCGGAGTTCCGCTACAAGGTGGAGCTGCTGGATACCTGGAACATGACGGTGGAGGAGCTTGCGGGTAGCTATCAGGGGACCTTCAGGGTCGATCTGCCGGGACGGACATATATGGCGGTGAGAATGACGCGCCTGTACGATCAGCATGACTTGGAGGCTAAATAG